One Vulpes lagopus strain Blue_001 chromosome 18, ASM1834538v1, whole genome shotgun sequence DNA window includes the following coding sequences:
- the LOC121478108 gene encoding heterogeneous nuclear ribonucleoprotein A1-like, translated as MSKSESPKEPEQLRKLFIGGLSFETTDESLRSHFEQWGTLTDCVVMRDPNTKRSRGFGFVTYATVEEVDAAMNAGPHKVDGRVVEPKRAVSREDSQRPGAHLTVKKIFVGGIKEDTEEHHLRDYFEQYGKIEVIEIMTDRGSGKKRGFAFVTFDDHDSVDKIVIQKYHPVNGHNCEVRKALSKQEMASASSSQRGRSGSGNFGGGRGGGFGGNDNFGRGGNFSGRGGFGGSRGGGGYGGSGDGYNGFGNDGSNFGGGGSYNDFGNYNNQSSNFGPMKGGNFGGRSSGPYGGGGQYFAKPRNQGGYGGSSSSSSYGSGRRF; from the coding sequence atgtctaagtcagagtctcccaaagagcccgagcagctgcggaagctcttcatcggaggtttgagcttcgaaacgaccgatgagagtctgaggagccattttgagcaatgggggacgcttacagactgtgtggtaatgagagaccccaacaccaagcgctccagaggctttgggttcgtCACGTACgccaccgtggaggaggtggacGCGGCCATGAACGCTGGGCCGCACAAGGTGGACGGAAGAgtcgtggaaccaaagagggctgtctcccgagaggattctcaaagacccggtgcccacttaactgtgaaaaagatttttgtcggtggcattaaagaagacactgaagaacatcatctaagagattattttgaacagtatgggaaaattgaagtgattgagatcatgactgaccgaggcagtggcaaaaagagaggttttgcttttgtgacctttgacgaccacgactctgtagacaagattgtcattcaaaaataccatcctgtgaatggccacaactgtgaagtaaggaaagccctatcgaagcaagagatggctagtgcttcgtccagccaaagaggccgaagtggttctggaaactttggtggtggtcgtggaggtggttttggtgggaatgacaactttggtcgtggagggaacttcagtggtcgaggtggcttcggtggcagtcgaggtggtggtggatacggtggcagtggggatggctataacggatttggtaacgacggaagcaactttggaggtggcggaagctataacgattttggcaattacaacaatcaatcctcaaattttggacccatgaaaggaggaaattttggaggcagaagctctggcccctatggtggtggaggccaatactttgccaaaccacgaaaccaaggtggctatggcggttccagcagcagcagcagctatggcagtggcagaaggttttaa